The bacterium genome has a window encoding:
- a CDS encoding M28 family peptidase translates to MAAKRSKRVFAWLVALSLVEGCGASEVDPSEIPTTRAFDSERAFADLKALVNIGPRHSGSEGAERARALIASSLRQAGWRVEEQGFSAGLPGRAPIQMKNIVGTREGTRDRHIWIITHYDTKDIPGMRFVGANDGGSGVALLLEFARVFSAIRLEYGVSLVFFDGEEALGRSINQNDGLYGSRWLAREMEQKNQIASIAGLILVDMVADKQLNLAVDMSSSPRLRRIMVQAARKIGDPELIDPAQTLALIDDHTPFQERGVSNSLGIIDFEFGAGHSPGPLWHTRGDDLSAVSADSLNRVGRLLVELFRGIERDLQSKERANAP, encoded by the coding sequence TTGGCGGCGAAACGAAGCAAGCGGGTGTTCGCCTGGCTGGTCGCACTCTCTCTGGTAGAGGGGTGTGGCGCGAGCGAGGTCGATCCATCTGAAATTCCGACGACTCGGGCCTTCGATTCCGAGCGCGCCTTCGCCGACCTGAAGGCGCTCGTGAACATCGGCCCACGTCACAGTGGCTCAGAAGGGGCGGAGCGGGCCCGCGCCCTGATCGCCAGCAGCCTGCGCCAGGCCGGCTGGCGGGTCGAGGAGCAAGGCTTCTCCGCCGGGCTTCCGGGTCGAGCGCCGATCCAGATGAAGAACATCGTCGGAACTCGCGAAGGCACACGCGATCGCCACATCTGGATCATCACCCACTACGACACCAAGGACATTCCGGGCATGCGCTTCGTGGGTGCGAACGACGGAGGCTCGGGCGTGGCGCTGCTGCTGGAGTTTGCTCGGGTCTTCAGCGCGATACGGCTGGAGTACGGCGTTTCGCTGGTCTTCTTCGATGGTGAAGAGGCGCTGGGCCGGTCAATCAACCAGAACGACGGACTCTACGGCAGCCGCTGGCTGGCTCGGGAAATGGAGCAGAAAAATCAGATCGCCTCGATCGCCGGGCTGATCCTGGTCGACATGGTGGCCGACAAGCAACTCAATCTGGCAGTGGACATGAGTTCTTCGCCTCGTCTGCGCCGCATCATGGTGCAGGCCGCGCGCAAGATTGGTGATCCAGAGCTCATAGATCCCGCGCAAACGCTCGCATTGATCGATGATCACACGCCTTTTCAGGAGCGCGGGGTCTCCAACTCATTGGGGATCATCGATTTCGAGTTCGGGGCGGGTCACTCTCCAGGGCCGCTCTGGCACACTCGAGGCGACGATCTGTCCGCGGTTTCGGCAGACAGTTTGAATAGGGTCGGAAGACTTCTGGTCGAACTCTTTCGCGGGATAGAGCGGGATCTACAGTCCAAAGAACGTGCAAACGCGCCTTGA
- a CDS encoding OmpA family protein, whose translation MHIRSALVLSLLACVSMGCETAGSVLDTKAKRGAVLGTLAGAAAGAAIGGKDHRAGGALIGAAAGAISGGLVGKYLDQQAADLDAIPGADVEKRDDSILVNFQGGLLFDSGSSNLQAGGYDRLRSMARTLNNYPKSRVIVKGHTDSAGTDDFNQKLSEKRADRVRNFLVSEGVSSGRIQSLGFGESLPMSTNATAEGRAQNRRVEVEIRPDAEVMRSTQ comes from the coding sequence ATGCATATTCGATCTGCACTGGTCTTGAGTCTGCTGGCCTGTGTTTCAATGGGTTGCGAGACGGCCGGGTCGGTTCTCGATACCAAGGCGAAGCGGGGTGCGGTACTGGGAACTCTGGCGGGTGCGGCCGCGGGTGCCGCCATTGGTGGCAAGGACCACAGGGCCGGAGGGGCGTTGATTGGTGCAGCGGCCGGTGCGATCTCCGGCGGGCTGGTCGGAAAGTATCTGGATCAGCAGGCCGCCGATCTCGATGCAATCCCGGGTGCGGACGTCGAGAAGCGCGACGATTCGATTCTCGTGAACTTCCAGGGCGGGCTGTTGTTCGACAGCGGTTCGTCGAATCTGCAAGCCGGTGGCTACGATCGACTGCGCTCGATGGCGCGTACGCTCAACAATTACCCAAAGAGTCGCGTCATCGTGAAGGGCCACACCGACTCCGCCGGGACCGACGATTTCAACCAGAAACTCTCGGAAAAGCGCGCAGATCGCGTGCGCAACTTCCTGGTCTCTGAAGGCGTGTCTTCTGGACGCATCCAATCATTGGGTTTTGGTGAGTCGCTACCGATGTCCACGAACGCGACCGCCGAAGGGCGTGCGCAGAATCGTCGCGTCGAGGTCGAGATCCGGCCGGACGCGGAAGTCATGCGGAGTACGCAGTAA
- a CDS encoding TonB family protein: MVDQGAIHGSEITAEFAATLPRYDPLAREKGTTARRTLMLISLLIHGILLLLFWDMIVGVVIEKEETVVVKMLEEKKPEPPKLRRKVLQQRVLDASVQLHKQLVQREITKVKPVPVLDQVKRVEVEPIKLTEAPKQIEHKQVVTKNVSVFSEREAVPQPVQISQPKSITQIQAAKPTAGPRRLKAASPTVTAKAASVTAPTLTRGVISNNAVAGDVEGAEVADIESGTSDRFLKGDGDRGVLSGEEKDCRNDPICVQYLKEIERRVYARWEDSTGGRVKLRFRIDRGGSAHSVSVSSASNDVLGETCLAAFRRASPFPPPPKSIHYIINKNISANFTSK; the protein is encoded by the coding sequence ATGGTCGATCAAGGTGCGATCCACGGTTCGGAGATCACGGCGGAGTTCGCCGCGACGCTCCCCCGCTACGACCCGCTCGCGCGGGAGAAGGGTACGACGGCCCGTCGTACCTTGATGCTGATCTCGCTACTGATCCACGGGATCCTCCTGCTGCTTTTCTGGGACATGATCGTCGGCGTAGTGATCGAGAAGGAAGAGACGGTCGTCGTGAAGATGCTCGAGGAGAAGAAACCCGAGCCTCCAAAGTTGCGCCGGAAGGTGCTCCAACAGCGCGTACTCGACGCGTCCGTGCAATTGCACAAGCAGCTCGTCCAAAGAGAAATCACCAAAGTAAAACCGGTGCCCGTGCTCGATCAGGTCAAGCGGGTCGAAGTTGAACCCATAAAACTGACCGAAGCGCCCAAGCAGATCGAGCACAAGCAGGTCGTTACCAAGAACGTGAGCGTGTTCTCCGAGCGCGAGGCCGTCCCGCAACCGGTGCAAATATCGCAGCCGAAATCGATCACCCAGATCCAGGCCGCCAAACCCACGGCCGGCCCGCGCAGGCTCAAAGCGGCGAGTCCGACCGTCACCGCCAAGGCTGCGAGCGTGACGGCGCCCACATTGACCCGCGGCGTGATCTCCAACAACGCCGTTGCCGGTGATGTCGAAGGCGCCGAAGTCGCGGATATCGAGTCGGGCACGTCGGACCGCTTCCTGAAGGGAGACGGCGATCGCGGTGTGCTCTCCGGTGAAGAGAAGGACTGCAGGAATGACCCGATCTGCGTGCAGTACCTCAAGGAGATCGAACGCCGCGTCTACGCCCGCTGGGAGGATTCGACAGGCGGCAGGGTAAAGCTGCGTTTCCGCATCGACCGCGGCGGTTCCGCGCATAGCGTTTCGGTCTCTTCCGCCAGCAATGACGTTCTAGGAGAGACCTGCCTCGCGGCCTTCCGCCGAGCCAGTCCCTTCCCTCCTCCCCCCAAGTCGATCCACTACATCATCAACAAGAACATCTCCGCCAACTTCACTTCCAAGTAA
- a CDS encoding VWA domain-containing protein, whose protein sequence is MRTKITLTSLLFALTIVGWTGPTLGAGDENLVRVVVESPRPGEVVKSRTDMAPLNGIATAGERPSNFDVMLVIDVSGSTKYPSGIDIDGDGEIGETKRALVRALPDTENTDPEDSILAAEVTAGMSLLEGLNPERVRVGIVSFSGEIDPITHRRRSVDQKDALLEQPLTDDYARLNQALEAVLLRGPHGGTNMEAGVKLALRELAGLSGAQSQPRPRAKRVILFLTDGKPSLPFGLANLEDPEDTEAVIAAARLAKAAGVTMNVYGMGPPAIDYPIAATEMARVTGGLYTPVRRPGDIVSLLTGVSFANVEAVVAVNLTLRESSGPDDIWLAPDGSFRGFVPVRLGKNRIRVSALASDGTRGSTELDIVFKHQGLTDAERRAELERIRERNREIQLRLERERQDTFRKQERERALEIEVEDDDEESQP, encoded by the coding sequence ATGCGTACGAAGATTACACTGACCAGTTTGCTTTTCGCCCTGACGATTGTCGGGTGGACAGGCCCCACGCTCGGTGCAGGGGACGAGAATCTGGTGCGCGTGGTCGTCGAATCCCCGCGCCCGGGAGAGGTCGTGAAGTCCCGGACCGATATGGCTCCCCTGAACGGGATTGCCACGGCCGGAGAGCGCCCCAGCAATTTTGACGTGATGCTCGTGATCGACGTATCCGGTTCGACCAAATACCCCAGCGGGATCGACATCGATGGCGATGGCGAGATTGGCGAGACCAAGCGCGCGCTGGTGCGCGCACTTCCGGACACTGAGAATACCGATCCCGAAGATTCGATCCTCGCCGCCGAGGTCACCGCCGGGATGAGTTTGCTCGAGGGGCTCAATCCGGAGCGCGTCCGCGTGGGGATCGTCTCGTTTTCCGGCGAGATCGACCCGATCACACACAGGCGTCGCTCTGTCGATCAAAAGGACGCCCTTCTGGAGCAGCCGCTTACGGACGACTACGCGCGGCTGAATCAGGCGCTCGAAGCTGTGTTGTTGCGCGGTCCCCACGGGGGCACGAATATGGAGGCCGGTGTGAAACTGGCCCTGCGCGAATTGGCTGGCCTGTCCGGAGCGCAATCGCAGCCCCGCCCGCGAGCCAAGCGGGTAATCCTGTTCCTGACTGATGGCAAGCCATCGCTGCCCTTTGGTCTGGCCAATCTGGAAGATCCCGAAGACACTGAAGCGGTCATCGCAGCCGCGCGGCTGGCGAAGGCGGCCGGCGTGACGATGAACGTCTACGGAATGGGTCCGCCAGCAATCGACTATCCGATTGCGGCGACCGAGATGGCTCGCGTCACCGGTGGGCTCTACACCCCGGTGCGCCGGCCGGGCGATATCGTGTCGCTGCTCACGGGCGTCTCCTTCGCCAATGTGGAAGCCGTCGTAGCGGTGAACCTGACGCTTCGGGAATCCTCGGGTCCCGACGACATCTGGTTGGCGCCGGACGGGTCTTTCCGTGGGTTTGTACCGGTTCGACTGGGCAAGAACCGCATCCGTGTTTCAGCGCTGGCGTCAGACGGTACGCGCGGATCGACAGAGTTGGACATAGTTTTCAAGCATCAGGGCCTTACTGATGCCGAACGGCGTGCGGAACTCGAACGAATCCGCGAACGTAACCGGGAAATCCAGTTGCGACTCGAACGCGAGCGGCAAGATACCTTCCGGAAACAGGAGCGTGAGCGCGCGCTGGAGATCGAAGTCGAAGACGACGACGAGGAGAGCCAACCTTGA
- a CDS encoding NRDE family protein, with the protein MRQFPIVVAANRDEFFARPAGPPAISAENEAGRPKIIAPQDLEAGGTWMGLNSAGLFVGLTNRPTEAIRENRRSRGLLVRDALSANRAIQVADEMKERKNRVEGTYNPFHLLYSDGSQAFLTWLDETGVRTRELEPGVHVVCNRDEDDPSSAKTASIRRAVEAIPLSDPIETVLKGLTKVLGSHPNPDRPLENACVHTAEYGTRSSSLIAVGDSGSIYRYSHGAPCESTYEDITRLLDELH; encoded by the coding sequence GTGCGCCAGTTTCCCATCGTCGTGGCTGCGAATCGGGACGAGTTCTTTGCACGGCCGGCGGGTCCTCCCGCCATCAGTGCTGAAAACGAAGCGGGTCGGCCAAAAATCATTGCCCCCCAGGATCTCGAAGCTGGGGGCACCTGGATGGGATTGAATTCGGCCGGCTTGTTCGTCGGACTCACAAATCGACCGACGGAAGCAATTCGCGAGAATCGCCGCTCTCGAGGCCTGCTGGTACGGGATGCCCTGAGCGCCAATCGCGCAATTCAGGTCGCTGACGAGATGAAGGAGAGGAAAAACCGCGTGGAGGGGACGTACAACCCATTCCATCTGCTCTACAGCGATGGTTCCCAGGCGTTCCTGACGTGGCTCGACGAGACGGGTGTCCGTACCCGGGAACTCGAACCCGGCGTCCATGTGGTCTGCAATCGCGACGAGGACGATCCCAGTTCGGCCAAGACCGCAAGCATACGCCGAGCGGTGGAGGCGATTCCCCTCTCGGACCCGATCGAAACGGTTCTGAAGGGGCTCACAAAGGTGCTGGGATCCCACCCGAATCCGGACCGCCCGCTCGAGAATGCCTGCGTCCACACGGCCGAATACGGCACCCGCTCTTCTTCCCTGATCGCCGTGGGCGATTCGGGGTCGATCTACCGCTACTCGCACGGCGCCCCGTGCGAATCAACATACGAAGATATCACTCGCCTGCTGGATGAACTCCACTAG
- a CDS encoding MotA/TolQ/ExbB proton channel family protein, giving the protein MIKWISGALLAVSLMTFAVPAYAQEAGSATESATESAPASPSAVVVAAQRASSRGAEEAIDKAAAARTLRDYYDMGGWIMHFLVALSIISGAVILERLWGLRRGSVIPRRFLQKLRDHSHRREMKQVLELCASSDNAIARVLRSGLLHFDQGLANMEDAVETSGQHEATVLRRNLPLLAALGNMATMMGLLGTVLGMIEAFELIAKTGTGDARVVASGIFQALITTAAGLMVGLFAIGFHSYLRRKVEVLEIDLEEKSFRMLEDLWVGREQGPRSDTPPAKA; this is encoded by the coding sequence TTGATCAAGTGGATCTCGGGGGCGCTGTTGGCAGTGTCCCTCATGACGTTCGCTGTCCCCGCCTACGCTCAGGAGGCCGGGAGCGCGACGGAGTCTGCCACGGAATCCGCGCCCGCGAGCCCGAGCGCTGTCGTGGTGGCTGCCCAGCGGGCTAGTTCGAGAGGTGCCGAAGAGGCCATCGACAAGGCGGCCGCGGCTCGCACGCTCAGGGACTACTACGACATGGGCGGCTGGATCATGCACTTCCTGGTGGCCCTCTCGATCATCAGCGGAGCGGTCATCCTCGAGCGGCTCTGGGGTCTCAGGCGAGGGTCCGTCATTCCCCGTCGTTTCCTGCAGAAGCTGCGCGATCACTCGCATCGCCGCGAAATGAAGCAGGTGCTCGAACTCTGTGCTTCTTCGGACAACGCCATTGCACGGGTGCTTCGCTCCGGACTGCTGCACTTCGACCAGGGTCTGGCGAACATGGAAGACGCGGTCGAGACGTCCGGTCAGCACGAGGCGACCGTACTGCGTCGCAACCTTCCCCTGCTGGCGGCCCTGGGGAATATGGCCACGATGATGGGCTTGCTCGGAACGGTGCTCGGCATGATCGAGGCCTTCGAACTGATTGCCAAGACCGGAACGGGTGATGCGCGAGTCGTCGCCTCGGGAATCTTCCAGGCGCTGATTACCACCGCCGCTGGGCTGATGGTGGGTCTGTTCGCGATCGGCTTTCACTCCTACTTGCGGCGCAAGGTAGAGGTCCTCGAAATCGATCTCGAGGAGAAGAGCTTTCGCATGCTCGAAGATCTCTGGGTCGGTCGTGAGCAAGGGCCGCGAAGCGACACGCCACCCGCGAAGGCCTGA
- a CDS encoding biopolymer transporter ExbD: MARRTSQEDEASLTMTPLIDVVLLLLIFFVVTTVFVDREIELQLPDSQSSKVPDEKKKFTVELGRDGRLALNGETMTVLRFDQMIEVEASADNIRSVEIRADKMTVHGRVVEVLGIVKKHGVDNVGIAVKQAT, encoded by the coding sequence ATGGCGCGTCGCACCTCACAGGAGGACGAAGCCAGCCTCACCATGACGCCCTTGATCGACGTGGTGTTGTTGCTGCTGATCTTCTTCGTGGTCACGACCGTGTTCGTCGATCGCGAGATCGAGCTGCAACTGCCCGATTCGCAGTCTTCGAAGGTTCCCGATGAGAAGAAGAAGTTCACCGTCGAACTGGGCCGCGACGGCAGACTTGCGCTCAATGGCGAGACCATGACCGTTTTGAGGTTTGATCAGATGATCGAGGTCGAGGCCTCTGCGGACAATATCCGGTCTGTCGAGATCCGAGCTGACAAGATGACGGTCCACGGTCGCGTAGTCGAGGTGCTCGGCATCGTGAAGAAGCACGGCGTCGACAACGTGGGGATCGCGGTCAAACAGGCGACCTAG